The proteins below are encoded in one region of Hordeum vulgare subsp. vulgare chromosome 3H, MorexV3_pseudomolecules_assembly, whole genome shotgun sequence:
- the LOC123440261 gene encoding pentatricopeptide repeat-containing protein At3g58590-like, which produces MPNPEPPLPPSLFNSLIASRARAGRAADAFSLLARMLAAGVAPTAFTFAPILSSPSACPRRAAQLHPHILKRGLLHSDPYSGTALLGFFARYGRFGEALDLFGEMPARSVVTWNCLVSSFAQHGRDEDAVFWFRELVRSCDGLSEGSLVAVLPALVSPGLVHGLTIKTATDSFSAVANSLLNCYCACGTVCAAEKLFNGLMFRDVVSWNTMITAFARSNFPRRAFELFSAMYGQSVSPDETTFSSVLYACTSINAQEHGKSVHAKSIKHNLNTTVFVSTSLVDFYNKCVGRRDALKVLEEVPHKSTASWNALLSIKSDGDFPTLFMILRDMLRSGISPNEFTFSSLLKDLSLLDVHQIHALVTKLGYDGNDYVSSAIISSYVSHGFVSDALAYGVTLDPDSCNVSMNVLAGAYNRAHMYQETKELLLHQQTSDNISWSILITACSRNGDYTEAFGLFRQMRILGHHFDNYVAVSLLSICTKVNSLVLGRLVHGVIIKTSYGCSDTRTNNMLLDMYAKCGRIEDCLKAFEEMEDRNVISWTAVISGLALNGFSRKALAWFKAMEEAAVKPDKVAILAVLSACRHGGLVQEGMEIFKRMEADYSTEAGMEHYICVVDMLCKCGHLKQADSVIRGMPFRPSSIIWRTFLQGCNTYGMLDTQVFS; this is translated from the coding sequence ATGCCGAACCCAGAACCGCCGCTCCCCCCTTCCCTCTTCAACTCCCTCATCGCCTCCCGCGCGCGCGCCGGCCGCGCGGCCGACGCCTTCTCGCTGCTCGCACGCATGCTCGCCGCGGGCGTCGCCCCGACCGCGTTCACCTTCGCGCCGATCCTCTCCTCGCCCTCCGCGTGCCCCCGCCGCGCCGCGCAGCTGCACCCGCACATCCTCAAGCGCGGCCTGCTCCACAGCGACCCGTACTCCGGGACGGCGCTGCTGGGGTTCTTTGCGCGGTACGGTCGGTTCGGCGAGGCGCTCGACCTGTTCGGGGAAATGCCTGCGCGGAGCGTCGTCACCTGGAACTGTCTCGTCTCTTCGTTCGCGCAGCATGGGCGTGACGAGGACGCCGTGTTTTGGTTCAGGGAACTCGTGAGGAGCTGCGATGGCTTGTCTGAAGGCTCTCTCGTTGCGGTCTTGCCTGCGCTTGTGTCCCCGGGCCTGGTTCATGGGCTTACCATCAAAACTGCAACGGATTCCTTCTCGGCAGTTGCCAACTCGTTGCTGAATTGTTACTGTGCTTGTGGCACAGTGTGCGCGGCAGAGAAGCTATTTAATGGTTTGATGTTCAGAGATGTGGTTTCGTGGAATACAATGATCACTGCTTTTGCTAGGAGTAACTTCCCAAGGAGAGCTTTTGAGCTTTTCTCAGCAATGTATGGTCAGAGTGTTTCTCCAGATGAAACTACATTTTCCAGTGTTCTTTACGCATGCACCAGTATAAATGCACAGGAGCATGGGAAGTCTGTTCACGCCAAATCTATCAAGCATAACCTCAATACTACAGTATTTGTGAGTACTTCACTGGTCGATTTCTACAACAAATGTGTTGGTAGGAGGGACGCTCTTAAAGTACTTGAAGAGGTTCCTCATAAGAGCACTGCAAGTTGGAATGCTCTGCTTTCTATCAAGTCAGATGGTGATTTTCCAACTCTGTTTATGATTCTGAGAGATATGCTGCGATCAGGGATTAGCCCAAATGAATTTACCTTTTCTTCCTTGCTCAAGGATCTATCACTGTTGGATGTGCATCAGATTCACGCATTGGTCACAAAACTGGGTTATGACGGTAATGACTATGTTTCAAGTGCTATTATATCTTCCTATGTCTCACATGGCTTTGTTTCTGACGCCCTGGCTTATGGAGTTACATTGGATCCTGACTCCTGTAATGTATCCATGAATGTTTTAGCTGGGGCATATAATAGAGCTCACATGTACCAAGAGACCAAGGAGCTACTCTTACATCAGCAAACTAGTGATAATATATCATGGAGCATACTTATTACTGCTTGTTCACGGAATGGTGATTAtactgaagcttttggacttttcAGACAGATGAGAATTTTGGGGCATCATTTTGATAACTATGTAGCTGTGAGCTTGCTGAGTATTTGTACAAAAGTTAACAGCCTTGTTCTTGGTAGGCTGGTGCATGgggtaatcatcaagaccagttatGGGTGCTCAGACACTCGTACTAATAATATGTTGCTAGATATGTATGCTAAATGTGGTAGAATTGAAGACTGTCTGAAAGCCTTTGAGGAAATGGAAGATAGGAACGTAATCTCATGGACAGCTGTGATTTCAGGCCTTGCACTTAACGGTTTTTCTCGTAAGGCCCTGGCATGGTTTAAAGCTATGGAAGAGGCTGCTGTCAAACCTGACAAAGTAGCAATTCTGGCAGTCCTTTCAGCTTGTAGACATGGAGGACTTGTGCAGGAGGGAATGGAGATATTCAAACGTATGGAAGCTGATTACTCAACTGAAGCTGGGATGGAGCATTACATTTGTGTGGTGGACATGCTATGCAAGTGTGGTCATCTAAAGCAAGCTGACTCTGTGATTAGAGGCATGCCTTTCCGCCCGAGTTCTATTATTTGGCGCACATTCCTCCAAGGATGCAATACATATGGCATGCTAGATACGCAAGTGTTTAGCTAG